The following proteins are encoded in a genomic region of Alnus glutinosa chromosome 8, dhAlnGlut1.1, whole genome shotgun sequence:
- the LOC133876488 gene encoding G-type lectin S-receptor-like serine/threonine-protein kinase At4g27290 isoform X1 encodes METFTHLFVYSFFFSLLRTSITQDTITASQSIRDGGTLVSAGGSFQLGFFSPGNSKSRYVGIWYVISPEIVVWVANRDAPLSDHSSILKVTGDGVLVLLNSTNGIVWSSNTSRSPENPVAQLLDTGNLVVKDRNDDNKDNFLWQSFDYPCDTHLPEMKLGWDLVTGLDRFLSSWKSMDDPAQGEYSTRIDPRGLPQRVVMKGDSIKTRAGSWNGLGFTGHALRPNPVYEYGFVLNEKEVYYEYKLLNNSVFSRYVLYPSGVGQRFVWMDRTHSWEPLDTSQADRCENYALCGGYATCNINNSPVCACLEGFLPKSPKQWDSVDLSDGCVRRTSLKCDDGDGFWKHKGVKLPDTSSSRFNKSMTLKECEGMCLKNCSCTAYASLDVRGEGSGCVLWFGSLVDTRQFSEGGQELYIRMAISELGRLEKKMHSNKEKLVGIIVGSTLLVVGMIIVGLVSYIWKKKLRNQEMTKRNRMKYCDNEGGKEDMELPIYDLATITNATDNFSNRNKLGEGGFGPVYKGTLPEGRDIAVKRLSNNSRQGLNELKNEVILIAKLQHRNLVKILGCCIQKNENMLIYEYMPNKSLDYFIFDQAKSKLLDWHKRINIINGVAKGILYLHEDSRLRIIHRDLKASNILLDNKMNPKISDFGLARSFAGDQIDSETNRIIGTYGYMSPEYAVHGQYSVKSDVFSFGVLVLEIVSGKKNKGFCHPDHQLNLLGHA; translated from the exons ATGGAAACCTTTACCCATCTTTTTGTctactctttcttcttctccctcttaaGAACCTCCATTACACAAGACACTATTACTGCAAGTCAATCCATCAGAGACGGTGGCACTTTAGTTTCAGCTGGCGGATCATTTCAATTGGGATTCTTCAGCCCAGGTAATTCCAAAAGTCGATATGTGGGGATATGGTATGTGATATCTCCGGAGATAGTTGTCTGGGTAGCCAACAGAGATGCTCCGCTTAGCGATCACTCAAGTATTCTTAAGGTAACTGGTGACGGAGTTCTTGTGCTTCTTAATAGCACGAATGGTATTGTTTGGTCATCTAATACATCAAGAAGCCCCGAAAATCCAGTTGCGCAGCTCTTGGACACCGGGAATCTTGTTGTTAAAGATAGAAATGATGATAACAAAGACAACTTTTTGTGGCAGAGTTTTGATTATCCTTGTGACACACACCTACCGGAAATGAAGCTTGGATGGGATTTAGTAACTGGTCTAGATAGGTTTTTATCATCTTGGAAGAGCATGGATGATCCTGCTCAAGGTGAGTATTCAACACGCATAGATCCTCGTGGGCTTCCGCAAAGGGTTGTGATGAAGGGAGATTCAATAAAGACTAGAGCAGGGTCATGGAATGGCCTTGGTTTTACGGGTCATGCGTTAAGACCGAATCCAGTATATGAGTATGGATTCGTGCTGAATGAGAAAGAGGTCTATTACGAGTACAAACTTTTAAACAATTCTGTTTTCTCAAGATATGTGCTATACCCATCAGGCGTTGGACAACGATTTGTATGGATGGATCGGACACACAGTTGGGAGCCTTTAGATACATCGCAGGCAGATAGGTGCGAAAATTATGCCTTATGCGGTGGATATGCTACATGCAACATTAATAACTCACCTGTATGTGCATGCTTGGAAGGATTCTTACCCAAGTCTCCAAAACAGTGGGATTCAGTAGATTTGTCTGATGGGTGTGTTCGAAGGACTTCTTTGAAATGCGATGATGGAGATGGATTCTGGAAGCACAAGGGGGTGAAATTGCCTGACACATCTTCTTCCAGGTTCAACAAGAGCATGACCCTCAAGGAATGCGAAGGAATGTGTTTGAAAAATTGCTCCTGCACAGCATATGCAAGTTTAGATGTGAGGGGAGAAGGAAGCGGCTGCGTGCTGTGGTTTGGTAGCCTAGTTGATACAAGACAATTCTCTGAGGGTGGGCAAGAACTCTATATAAGGATGGCCATTTCCGAACTGG GCCGGCTTGAGAAAAAGATGCACTCCAACAAGGAGAAACTAGTAGGAATTATAGTCGGCTCAACATTACTAGTCGTGGGAATGATAATAGTTGGATTGGTCTCATAcatatggaagaagaaactcaGAAACCAAG AGATGACAAAAAGAAATCGAATGAAGTATTGTGACAATGAAGGTGGGAAAGAAGATATGGAGTTACCGATATATGATTTGGCAACCATAACAAATGCCACAGATAATTTTTCAAACAGAAACAAGCTAGGAGAAGGTGGCTTTGGACCTGTGTACAAG GGTACATTGCCAGAAGGAAGAGATATAGCTGTGAAGAGGCTTTCAAATAATTCTAGACAAGGACTGAACGAGTTaaaaaatgaagtgattttgaTTGCTAAACTTCAACACCGTAATCTTGTGAAGATTCTTGGTTGTTGcattcaaaaaaatgaaaacatgttAATCTATGAATACATGCCCAACAAAAGCTTGGACTACTTTATTTTTG ATCAAGCAAAGAGTAAATTACTTGACTGGCATAAGCGAATCAACATTATTAATGGTGTTGCTAAAGGGATTCTCTATCTTCATGAAGACTCTAGACTGAGAATTATCCATAGAGATCTCAAAGCTAGCAATATCCTTCTAGATAATaaaatgaatccaaaaatttcgGACTTTGGCCTGGCTAGATCTTTTGCGGGAGATCAAATTGATTCCGAGACCAATAGGATTATTGGAACATA TGGTTATATGTCTCCCGAGTATGCGGTGCATGGACAATACTCAGTCAAATCTGATGTATTTAGCTTTGGTGTTTTAGTATTAGAGATAGTAAGTGGGAAGAAGAACAAGGGATTTTGCCACCCAGACCACCAACTTAATCTTCTTGGACAT gCATGA
- the LOC133876488 gene encoding G-type lectin S-receptor-like serine/threonine-protein kinase At4g27290 isoform X2 gives METFTHLFVYSFFFSLLRTSITQDTITASQSIRDGGTLVSAGGSFQLGFFSPGNSKSRYVGIWYVISPEIVVWVANRDAPLSDHSSILKVTGDGVLVLLNSTNGIVWSSNTSRSPENPVAQLLDTGNLVVKDRNDDNKDNFLWQSFDYPCDTHLPEMKLGWDLVTGLDRFLSSWKSMDDPAQGEYSTRIDPRGLPQRVVMKGDSIKTRAGSWNGLGFTGHALRPNPVYEYGFVLNEKEVYYEYKLLNNSVFSRYVLYPSGVGQRFVWMDRTHSWEPLDTSQADRCENYALCGGYATCNINNSPVCACLEGFLPKSPKQWDSVDLSDGCVRRTSLKCDDGDGFWKHKGVKLPDTSSSRFNKSMTLKECEGMCLKNCSCTAYASLDVRGEGSGCVLWFGSLVDTRQFSEGGQELYIRMAISELGRLEKKMHSNKEKLVGIIVGSTLLVVGMIIVGLVSYIWKKKLRNQDQAKSKLLDWHKRINIINGVAKGILYLHEDSRLRIIHRDLKASNILLDNKMNPKISDFGLARSFAGDQIDSETNRIIGTYGYMSPEYAVHGQYSVKSDVFSFGVLVLEIVSGKKNKGFCHPDHQLNLLGHA, from the exons ATGGAAACCTTTACCCATCTTTTTGTctactctttcttcttctccctcttaaGAACCTCCATTACACAAGACACTATTACTGCAAGTCAATCCATCAGAGACGGTGGCACTTTAGTTTCAGCTGGCGGATCATTTCAATTGGGATTCTTCAGCCCAGGTAATTCCAAAAGTCGATATGTGGGGATATGGTATGTGATATCTCCGGAGATAGTTGTCTGGGTAGCCAACAGAGATGCTCCGCTTAGCGATCACTCAAGTATTCTTAAGGTAACTGGTGACGGAGTTCTTGTGCTTCTTAATAGCACGAATGGTATTGTTTGGTCATCTAATACATCAAGAAGCCCCGAAAATCCAGTTGCGCAGCTCTTGGACACCGGGAATCTTGTTGTTAAAGATAGAAATGATGATAACAAAGACAACTTTTTGTGGCAGAGTTTTGATTATCCTTGTGACACACACCTACCGGAAATGAAGCTTGGATGGGATTTAGTAACTGGTCTAGATAGGTTTTTATCATCTTGGAAGAGCATGGATGATCCTGCTCAAGGTGAGTATTCAACACGCATAGATCCTCGTGGGCTTCCGCAAAGGGTTGTGATGAAGGGAGATTCAATAAAGACTAGAGCAGGGTCATGGAATGGCCTTGGTTTTACGGGTCATGCGTTAAGACCGAATCCAGTATATGAGTATGGATTCGTGCTGAATGAGAAAGAGGTCTATTACGAGTACAAACTTTTAAACAATTCTGTTTTCTCAAGATATGTGCTATACCCATCAGGCGTTGGACAACGATTTGTATGGATGGATCGGACACACAGTTGGGAGCCTTTAGATACATCGCAGGCAGATAGGTGCGAAAATTATGCCTTATGCGGTGGATATGCTACATGCAACATTAATAACTCACCTGTATGTGCATGCTTGGAAGGATTCTTACCCAAGTCTCCAAAACAGTGGGATTCAGTAGATTTGTCTGATGGGTGTGTTCGAAGGACTTCTTTGAAATGCGATGATGGAGATGGATTCTGGAAGCACAAGGGGGTGAAATTGCCTGACACATCTTCTTCCAGGTTCAACAAGAGCATGACCCTCAAGGAATGCGAAGGAATGTGTTTGAAAAATTGCTCCTGCACAGCATATGCAAGTTTAGATGTGAGGGGAGAAGGAAGCGGCTGCGTGCTGTGGTTTGGTAGCCTAGTTGATACAAGACAATTCTCTGAGGGTGGGCAAGAACTCTATATAAGGATGGCCATTTCCGAACTGG GCCGGCTTGAGAAAAAGATGCACTCCAACAAGGAGAAACTAGTAGGAATTATAGTCGGCTCAACATTACTAGTCGTGGGAATGATAATAGTTGGATTGGTCTCATAcatatggaagaagaaactcaGAAACCAAG ATCAAGCAAAGAGTAAATTACTTGACTGGCATAAGCGAATCAACATTATTAATGGTGTTGCTAAAGGGATTCTCTATCTTCATGAAGACTCTAGACTGAGAATTATCCATAGAGATCTCAAAGCTAGCAATATCCTTCTAGATAATaaaatgaatccaaaaatttcgGACTTTGGCCTGGCTAGATCTTTTGCGGGAGATCAAATTGATTCCGAGACCAATAGGATTATTGGAACATA TGGTTATATGTCTCCCGAGTATGCGGTGCATGGACAATACTCAGTCAAATCTGATGTATTTAGCTTTGGTGTTTTAGTATTAGAGATAGTAAGTGGGAAGAAGAACAAGGGATTTTGCCACCCAGACCACCAACTTAATCTTCTTGGACAT gCATGA
- the LOC133876268 gene encoding G-type lectin S-receptor-like serine/threonine-protein kinase SD1-1 codes for MKDCDNESVKEDMELPVFDLAAITNATDNFSNSNKLGEGGFGPVYKGTLSEGRDIAVKMLSNNSTQGLNELKNEVILIAKLQHRNLVKILGCCIQENENMLIYEYMPNKSLDCFIFDQANSKLLDWHKRINIINGVAKGLLYLHEDSRLRIIHRDLKANNILLDNNMNPKISDFSLVRSFWGDQIDSETNRIIGTYGYMSPEYAMHGQYSVKSDVFSFGVLVLEQRPEDRPNMSSVIQMFSSESLLPKPKQPGFFTDSPKADSSSSKHGTCSGNEMTTTIIEAR; via the exons atgaaGGATTGTGACAATGAAAGTGTGAAAGAAGATATGGAGTTACCAGTATTTGATTTGGCAGCCATAACAAATGCCACAGATAATTTTTCAAACAGCAACAAGCTGGGAGAAGGTGGCTTTGGACCTGTGTACAAG GGTACATTGTCAGAAGGGAGAGATATAGCTGTGAAGATGCTTTCAAATAATTCTACACAAGGACTGAACGAGttaaaaaatgaagttatttTGATTGCTAAACTTCAACACCGTAATCTTGTGAAGATTCTTGGTTGTTgcattcaagaaaatgaaaacatgttAATCTATGAATACATGCCCAACAAAAGCTTGGATtgctttatttttg ATCAAGCAAATAGTAAATTACTAGACTGGCATAAGCGCATCAACATTATTAATGGTGTTGCTAAAgggcttctttatcttcatgaaGACTCTAGACTGAGAATTATCCATAGAGATCTCAAAGCTAACAATATCCTTCTAGATAAcaatatgaatccaaaaatttcgGACTTTAGCCTGGTTAGATCTTTTTGGGGAGATCAAATTGATTCCGAGACCAATAGGATTATTGGAACATA TGGTTATATGTCTCCTGAGTATGCGATGCATGGACAGTACTCAGTCAAATCTGATGTATTTAGCTTTGGAGTTTTAGTATTAG AACAAAGACCGGAAGATAGACCAAACATGTCATCTGTGATTCAAATGTTTAGTAGTGAGAGCTTATTGCCTAAGCCGAAACAACCGGGTTTCTTTACAGATTCACCTAAAGCAGATTCTTCTTCTAGCAAGCATGGAACTTGTTCAGGAAACGAAATGACCACTACAATAATTGAAGCACGATAA